A stretch of Pseudomonas sp. LS.1a DNA encodes these proteins:
- a CDS encoding SCO family protein: MNDLYTRRAVVAGMGVLGLGLLAGCSPARGLEFKHGKNMSNEILGRKFSLKDTQGNVRTLSSFYGSMPMIFFGFTQCPAVCPTTLARAAQIRQLLRGRDRDLFQVVLITLDPERDTPEVLDAYVKAFDPSFTALTGTPEEIAAVAKEFKVFYEKVPAGDTYTVSHSSTSYVYDTRGTLRLSLGHSLTAKECAEDLVTLMEIC; this comes from the coding sequence ATGAATGATCTGTATACCCGGCGCGCAGTTGTCGCCGGGATGGGCGTTCTCGGGCTTGGCCTGCTGGCAGGCTGCAGCCCGGCCCGGGGGCTCGAGTTCAAGCACGGCAAGAACATGAGCAACGAAATCCTTGGGCGCAAGTTCAGCCTCAAGGATACCCAAGGCAATGTGCGCACCCTGTCGAGTTTCTACGGCAGCATGCCGATGATCTTCTTCGGTTTCACCCAGTGCCCGGCGGTGTGCCCGACTACCCTGGCGCGCGCGGCGCAAATCCGCCAGCTGCTGCGCGGCCGCGATCGCGACCTGTTCCAGGTGGTGCTGATTACCCTGGACCCGGAGCGCGACACCCCCGAAGTGCTCGATGCCTACGTCAAGGCGTTCGACCCGTCGTTCACCGCGCTGACCGGCACCCCCGAGGAGATCGCTGCGGTGGCCAAGGAATTCAAGGTGTTCTACGAGAAAGTCCCGGCCGGTGATACCTATACCGTCTCTCACTCGTCCACCAGCTACGTCTACGATACGCGTGGCACCCTGCGCCTGAGCCTGGGCCATTCCCTGACTGCAAAGGAATGCGCCGAAGACCTGGTCACCCTGATGGAGATCTGCTGA
- a CDS encoding copper chaperone PCu(A)C — protein sequence MSIQPIKHGLAALVLMGLALPALAQTTVSDAWVRATVPHQQSTGAFMILTASSDSKLVAVASPVAKTVQVHEMTMNGDVMGMREVKAVELPAGKAVTLDPNSLHVMLMGLNNQVKEGDKVPLTLTIEDAKGAKETLDVQADVRALNAEAGGGHDHMHMKH from the coding sequence ATGTCGATACAACCGATCAAGCACGGCCTGGCTGCCCTGGTCCTGATGGGCCTGGCGCTGCCGGCCCTGGCCCAGACCACCGTGAGCGATGCCTGGGTCCGTGCGACTGTGCCGCACCAGCAGTCCACCGGTGCCTTCATGATCCTGACCGCCAGCAGCGACAGCAAACTGGTGGCCGTGGCTTCGCCCGTGGCCAAGACCGTGCAGGTGCACGAGATGACCATGAATGGCGACGTGATGGGCATGCGTGAGGTCAAGGCGGTCGAGTTGCCAGCCGGCAAGGCGGTGACCCTCGACCCGAATAGCCTGCATGTGATGCTGATGGGCCTGAACAACCAGGTGAAGGAAGGCGACAAAGTGCCGCTGACCCTGACCATCGAGGATGCCAAGGGGGCCAAGGAAACCCTGGACGTGCAGGCCGACGTGCGTGCGCTCAACGCCGAGGCGGGCGGTGGGCATGATCACATGCACATGAAGCACTGA
- a CDS encoding acyltransferase family protein, whose product MLYSLQALRAFAAWVVVCHHFMQIFFDFHATGPIGQLLTDRGAAGVDIFFVISGLVIYLSTCDKAIEPRQFLLNRALRIVPAYWFYTALMATLLLAFSQWLPHQAFTWHHLLLSLLFIPAENPGGYGLYPTLNVGWTLNFEMFFYLLFGLALLVRQRHQQLLVTAALLLASEVLGRLGVLSRFYSNDIIYEFLLGIGLGVLHRRGLIRHGRWLPLALLAVAGLAIYHLDASRRLLHWGVPSAMIVLAFVALEPLLRGNRLLKALGDCSYSVYLIHVLVLYAGWFASQRLQLNPYLVFALCVPSIGLMSWFSYQWLERGLYRRMQAWLAAPRGQPPEYALSRVKY is encoded by the coding sequence ATGCTGTATTCGCTTCAGGCACTGCGGGCGTTCGCCGCCTGGGTGGTGGTCTGCCACCATTTCATGCAGATCTTCTTCGACTTCCATGCCACCGGCCCCATCGGCCAACTGCTCACCGACCGCGGCGCCGCAGGCGTCGATATCTTCTTCGTCATCAGCGGGCTGGTCATCTACCTGTCGACCTGCGACAAAGCCATCGAGCCCCGCCAGTTCCTGCTCAACCGGGCACTGCGTATCGTCCCGGCCTACTGGTTCTACACGGCGCTGATGGCAACCCTGCTGCTGGCCTTCAGCCAGTGGCTGCCGCACCAGGCATTCACCTGGCACCACCTGCTGTTGTCGCTGCTGTTCATCCCGGCGGAAAACCCTGGTGGCTACGGCTTGTACCCGACCCTGAACGTGGGCTGGACGCTGAACTTCGAGATGTTCTTCTACCTGCTGTTCGGCCTGGCTTTACTGGTGCGCCAGCGTCATCAGCAGCTACTGGTCACCGCCGCACTGCTGCTGGCCAGCGAGGTACTGGGCCGGCTGGGCGTGCTCAGCCGCTTCTACAGCAACGACATCATCTACGAGTTCCTGCTCGGCATCGGCCTGGGCGTGCTGCACCGTCGCGGGCTGATTCGCCATGGCCGCTGGCTGCCGTTGGCGTTGCTGGCGGTGGCAGGCCTGGCCATCTACCACCTGGACGCTTCCCGGCGTTTGCTGCACTGGGGCGTGCCGAGTGCAATGATCGTGCTGGCCTTCGTCGCCCTGGAGCCGCTGCTGCGCGGTAACCGGCTGCTCAAGGCGCTGGGCGACTGTTCGTACTCGGTGTACCTGATCCATGTGCTGGTGTTGTATGCCGGCTGGTTCGCCAGCCAGCGCCTGCAGTTGAACCCATACCTGGTGTTCGCCCTGTGCGTGCCGTCCATTGGACTAATGTCGTGGTTCAGCTACCAGTGGCTGGAGCGCGGCCTGTACCGGCGCATGCAGGCCTGGCTGGCGGCGCCACGGGGGCAGCCCCCTGAATATGCGCTTTCCCGAGTCAAATACTAG
- the nfuA gene encoding Fe-S biogenesis protein NfuA, with protein MSAITITDAAHDYLADLLSKQNTPGIGIRIFITQPGTQYAETCIAYCKPGEEKPDDTAVGLKSFTAYLDAVSVPFLEDALVDYATDRMGGQLTIKAPNAKVPMVNEDSPINERINYYLQTEINPGLASHGGQVSLVDVVDDGIAVLQFGGGCQGCGQADVTLKEGIERTLLERIPELKGVRDVTDHSQKENAYY; from the coding sequence ATGAGCGCTATAACCATTACCGACGCCGCCCATGACTACCTGGCCGATCTGCTCTCCAAGCAGAATACGCCTGGCATCGGCATTCGCATTTTCATCACCCAGCCGGGCACCCAGTACGCCGAAACCTGCATTGCCTACTGCAAGCCGGGCGAAGAGAAGCCTGACGATACCGCCGTGGGTCTGAAGAGCTTCACCGCTTACCTGGACGCGGTCAGCGTACCGTTCCTGGAAGACGCACTGGTCGACTACGCCACCGACCGCATGGGTGGCCAGCTGACCATCAAGGCGCCGAATGCCAAGGTGCCGATGGTCAATGAAGACAGCCCGATCAACGAGCGCATCAACTATTACCTGCAGACCGAGATCAACCCTGGCCTGGCCAGCCACGGCGGCCAGGTGAGCCTGGTGGATGTGGTCGATGATGGCATTGCCGTGCTGCAGTTCGGTGGTGGTTGCCAGGGTTGCGGCCAGGCTGACGTGACCTTGAAGGAAGGTATCGAGCGCACCCTGCTCGAGCGTATTCCCGAGCTGAAGGGCGTGCGTGACGTGACTGACCACAGCCAGAAAGAGAACGCCTACTACTGA
- a CDS encoding fatty acid cis/trans isomerase, with protein sequence MVHRILAGVFALLISSVAFGQAPQSSPAVSYTRDIQPIFTEKCVACHACNDAACQLKLESPEGAVRGASKVPVYQGERSKAVPTTRLFYDAHSEGEWRKKGFYSVLDNQGSQAALMARMLELGHKTPLTPNAKLPEEIVLGLNRNNMCPLPHEFDAYAGAHPKEGMPLAVTGLTDKEYDTMRRWLAAGAPVEYQSIKPSAAEAKQIADWEELLNRPGSTEALVGRWLYEHLFLAHIYFVGGEQGHFFQWVRSRTPSGQPVDLIATRRPNDPPGTDFYYRLVPVQGVIVHKTHITYPMGPQKLKRVKQLFYAGDWHATALPGYGPRHRANPFETFEAIPAVARYQFMLDNAEYFVRTFIRGPVCRGQIATDVIRDNFWALFQEPAHDRYITDAKYRGEATPLLAMPGQIDDVGSVLSLWHAYRDKRNEYEKLRREAYADMPAPGWATLWAGNDNALLSIFRHFDSASVTKGLIGDVPLTVWLFDYPLFERTYYQLAVNFDVFGNVSHQLQTRLYFDLIRNGAEVNFLRLMPADQRKAILGDWYQNSGKVKMWMDYEDIDTDTPSGIQLDPRNPKRDFGLKLLQRTGSLNAAPDPINRCQGAFCSRPQVSEEFRNAEQSLSRLVSRPAAGLKVINQLPEATMLRIEGQGGQRQVYSLLRNRAHSNVAFLLGEAYRYQPGLDTLTLYPGVLSSYPNFIFNIPTKDVPEFVEDMEYAKNDAAKFERIVMRWGVRRSHPEFWRYFHDLNSFIKETEPVEAGVLDMNRYENL encoded by the coding sequence ATGGTGCATCGTATTCTTGCCGGCGTTTTCGCCCTGCTCATCAGCAGTGTGGCGTTCGGGCAAGCCCCCCAGTCGAGCCCGGCTGTTTCCTACACCCGGGACATTCAACCGATCTTCACCGAGAAATGCGTGGCCTGCCACGCCTGCAACGACGCCGCCTGCCAGCTGAAGCTGGAAAGCCCTGAAGGCGCGGTGCGCGGGGCCAGCAAGGTCCCGGTGTACCAGGGCGAGCGCAGCAAGGCAGTGCCTACCACGCGGCTGTTCTACGACGCCCACAGCGAGGGCGAATGGCGCAAGAAGGGTTTCTACTCGGTGCTCGACAACCAGGGCAGCCAGGCCGCGCTGATGGCGCGCATGCTCGAGCTGGGGCACAAGACCCCGCTCACGCCCAACGCCAAGCTGCCCGAGGAAATTGTCCTGGGCCTGAACCGCAACAACATGTGCCCGTTGCCGCATGAGTTCGATGCCTATGCCGGCGCCCATCCCAAGGAAGGCATGCCGCTGGCGGTGACCGGGCTGACCGACAAGGAATACGACACCATGCGCCGCTGGCTGGCCGCCGGTGCGCCGGTCGAGTACCAGTCGATCAAGCCGAGCGCGGCCGAAGCCAAGCAGATCGCCGACTGGGAAGAGCTGCTCAACCGCCCGGGTTCCACCGAGGCACTGGTTGGCCGTTGGCTGTACGAGCACCTGTTCCTGGCGCATATCTACTTCGTCGGTGGCGAGCAGGGCCACTTCTTCCAGTGGGTACGTTCGCGCACCCCGAGCGGCCAGCCGGTCGACCTGATCGCCACGCGCCGCCCCAACGACCCGCCGGGCACCGACTTCTATTACCGGCTGGTCCCGGTGCAGGGCGTGATCGTGCACAAGACGCACATCACCTACCCGATGGGGCCGCAGAAGCTCAAGCGGGTCAAGCAACTGTTCTATGCCGGTGACTGGCATGCCACTGCACTGCCAGGCTATGGCCCGCGCCACCGGGCCAACCCGTTCGAAACCTTCGAAGCGATCCCGGCAGTGGCGCGCTACCAGTTCATGCTGGATAACGCCGAGTACTTCGTGCGCACCTTCATCCGTGGCCCGGTATGCCGTGGGCAGATTGCCACTGACGTGATCCGCGACAACTTCTGGGCATTGTTCCAGGAGCCGGCCCACGACCGCTACATTACCGATGCCAAGTACCGTGGCGAGGCCACGCCGCTGCTGGCCATGCCTGGGCAGATCGATGACGTGGGCAGCGTGCTGAGTCTTTGGCACGCCTACCGCGACAAGCGCAACGAGTACGAAAAACTGCGTCGCGAAGCCTATGCCGACATGCCGGCGCCGGGCTGGGCGACGCTGTGGGCCGGTAACGACAACGCGTTGCTGAGCATCTTCCGCCACTTCGACAGCGCCTCGGTGACCAAGGGCCTGATCGGTGACGTGCCGCTGACCGTGTGGCTGTTCGACTACCCGTTGTTCGAGCGCACCTATTACCAGCTGGCGGTCAACTTCGATGTGTTCGGCAACGTCTCGCACCAGTTGCAGACGCGCCTTTACTTCGACCTGATCCGCAACGGCGCCGAGGTCAACTTCCTGCGCCTGATGCCGGCCGACCAGCGCAAGGCGATCCTCGGCGACTGGTACCAGAACAGCGGCAAGGTGAAGATGTGGATGGATTATGAAGACATCGACACCGACACCCCGAGCGGTATCCAGCTCGACCCGCGCAACCCCAAGCGCGACTTCGGCCTGAAGCTTCTGCAGCGTACCGGCAGCCTGAATGCCGCGCCTGACCCGATCAACCGCTGCCAGGGCGCGTTCTGTTCACGGCCGCAGGTGAGCGAAGAGTTCCGCAATGCCGAGCAGTCGCTCAGCCGCCTGGTGTCGCGCCCGGCTGCCGGGTTGAAGGTGATCAACCAGCTGCCCGAAGCGACCATGCTGCGCATCGAAGGGCAGGGCGGCCAGCGCCAGGTGTACAGCCTGCTGCGCAACCGCGCGCACAGCAACGTGGCGTTCCTGCTGGGCGAGGCGTACCGCTACCAGCCGGGGCTGGATACCCTGACCCTGTACCCCGGCGTGCTCAGCAGCTACCCCAACTTCATCTTCAACATCCCGACCAAGGATGTGCCGGAGTTCGTCGAGGACATGGAGTATGCGAAGAATGATGCGGCGAAGTTCGAGCGTATCGTCATGCGCTGGGGCGTGCGTCGCAGTCACCCTGAGTTCTGGCGCTACTTCCATGACCTGAACAGCTTCATCAAGGAAACCGAACCGGTCGAGGCGGGCGTGCTGGACATGAACCGCTACGAGAACCTCTGA
- the metH gene encoding methionine synthase, which produces MSDRSARLQALQNALKERILILDGGMGTMIQSYRLEEHDYRGTRFADWPSDVKGNNDLLLLSRPDVIAAIEKAYLDAGADILETNTFNATQISQADYGMESLVYELNVEGARIARQVADAKTLETPDKPRFVAGVLGPTSRTCSISPDVNDPGYRNVTFDELVTNYIEATRGLIEGGADLLLIETIFDTLNAKAAIFAVQQVFEEDGIELPIMISGTITDASGRTLSGQTTEAFWNSVRHAKPISVGLNCALGAKDLRPYLEELATKADTHVSAHPNAGLPNAFGEYDETPAEMAVVVEEFAASGFLNIIGGCCGTTPGHIQAIAEAVAKYKPREIPEIAKACRLSGLEPFTIDRQSLFVNVGERTNITGSAKFARLIREENYTEALEVALQQVEAGAQVIDINMDEGMLDSQAAMVRFLNLIAGEPDISRVPIMIDSSKWEVIEAGLKCIQGKGIVNSISMKEGVEQFKHHARLCKRYGAAVVVMAFDEVGQADTAARKKEICQRSYDILVNEVGFPPEDIIFDPNIFAVATGIEEHNNYAVDFIEACAYIRDHLPHALSSGGVSNVSFSFRGNNPVREAIHSVFLYHAIQNGLTMGIVNAGQLEIYDEIPAALREKVEDVVLNRTPHGTDALLAIADDYKGGGATKEVENEEWRSLPVEKRLEHALVKGITAFIVEDTEECRQQCARPIEVIEGPLMNGMNVVGDLFGAGKMFLPQVVKSARVMKQAVAHLIPFIEAEKGDKPEAKGKILMATVKGDVHDIGKNIVGVVLGCNGYDIVDLGVMVPAEKILQTARDEKCDIIGLSGLITPSLDEMVHVAREMQRQGFQLPLMIGGATTSKAHTAVKIEPKYSNDAVVYVTDASRAVGVATQLLSKELKAGFVEKTRQEYEEVRERTANRSARTERLSYAQAIAAKPQYDWAGYQPAVPSFTGVKVLEDIDLRTLADYIDWTPFFISWDLAGKFPRILTDEVVGEAATALYKDAREMLDKLIDEKLISARAVFGFWPANQVADDDIEVYGDNGQALATLHHLRQQTIKPDGKPNWSLADFVAPKASGVTDYVGGFITTAGIGAEEVAKAYQDKGDDYSSIMVKALADRLAEACAEWLHEQVRKEHWGYARDEHLDNEALIKEQYRGIRPAPGYPACPDHTEKETLFRLLDGTAIGETGPSGVFLTDHFAMFPAAAVSGWYFAHPQAQYFAVGKVDKDQIERYSARKGQDVSVSERWLAPNLGYDS; this is translated from the coding sequence ATGTCCGACCGCAGCGCTCGTCTCCAAGCACTCCAGAACGCACTCAAAGAGCGCATCCTGATCCTCGACGGCGGCATGGGTACTATGATCCAAAGCTACCGCCTCGAGGAACACGACTATCGTGGCACGCGTTTCGCCGATTGGCCAAGCGATGTCAAGGGTAACAACGACCTGTTGCTGCTCAGCCGCCCGGACGTGATCGCCGCCATCGAGAAGGCCTACCTGGATGCCGGCGCCGATATTCTCGAAACCAACACCTTCAACGCCACGCAGATTTCCCAGGCCGACTATGGCATGGAATCGCTGGTTTACGAGCTGAACGTCGAGGGCGCGCGCATCGCCCGCCAGGTGGCCGATGCCAAGACCCTGGAAACCCCGGACAAGCCGCGCTTCGTCGCCGGCGTGCTCGGCCCTACCAGCCGCACCTGCTCGATTTCCCCGGACGTCAACGACCCCGGCTACCGCAACGTCACCTTCGATGAGCTGGTAACGAACTACATCGAGGCTACCCGCGGCCTGATCGAAGGCGGCGCCGACCTGCTGCTGATCGAGACCATTTTCGACACCCTCAACGCCAAGGCGGCGATCTTCGCCGTGCAGCAGGTGTTCGAGGAAGACGGCATCGAACTGCCGATCATGATCTCCGGCACCATCACCGACGCCTCGGGCCGTACCCTGTCGGGCCAGACCACCGAAGCGTTCTGGAACTCGGTGCGCCACGCCAAGCCGATTTCCGTGGGCCTGAACTGCGCCCTTGGCGCCAAGGACCTGCGCCCGTACCTGGAAGAGCTGGCAACCAAGGCCGACACCCATGTCTCGGCCCACCCCAACGCCGGCCTGCCGAACGCCTTCGGTGAATACGACGAAACCCCGGCGGAAATGGCCGTGGTGGTCGAGGAATTCGCCGCCAGCGGCTTCCTCAACATCATCGGCGGCTGCTGCGGCACCACCCCGGGCCACATCCAGGCCATCGCCGAGGCCGTGGCCAAGTACAAGCCGCGCGAGATTCCGGAAATCGCCAAGGCCTGCCGCCTGTCGGGCCTGGAGCCGTTCACCATCGACCGCCAGTCGCTGTTCGTCAACGTCGGCGAGCGCACCAACATCACCGGCTCCGCCAAGTTCGCCCGGCTGATCCGTGAAGAGAACTACACCGAAGCCCTGGAAGTCGCCCTGCAGCAGGTCGAGGCCGGCGCCCAGGTAATCGACATCAACATGGACGAAGGGATGCTCGACTCCCAGGCCGCCATGGTCCGTTTCCTCAACCTGATCGCCGGCGAACCGGACATCTCGCGCGTGCCGATCATGATCGACTCGTCCAAGTGGGAAGTGATCGAAGCCGGCCTGAAATGCATCCAGGGCAAGGGCATCGTCAACTCCATTTCCATGAAGGAAGGCGTCGAGCAGTTCAAGCACCATGCCCGCCTGTGCAAGCGCTATGGCGCTGCCGTGGTGGTGATGGCCTTCGACGAGGTCGGCCAGGCCGATACCGCCGCGCGCAAGAAGGAAATCTGCCAGCGCAGCTATGACATCCTGGTCAACGAAGTGGGCTTCCCGCCGGAAGACATCATCTTCGACCCGAACATCTTCGCCGTCGCCACCGGCATCGAAGAGCACAACAACTACGCCGTCGATTTCATCGAGGCCTGTGCCTACATCCGCGACCACCTGCCCCACGCCCTGAGTTCGGGCGGTGTGTCCAACGTGTCGTTCTCGTTCCGGGGCAACAACCCGGTGCGTGAGGCGATCCACTCGGTATTCCTGTATCACGCCATCCAGAACGGCCTGACCATGGGTATCGTCAACGCCGGCCAGCTGGAGATCTATGACGAAATCCCGGCTGCACTGCGTGAAAAGGTCGAGGACGTGGTGCTCAACCGTACCCCGCATGGCACCGACGCGCTGCTGGCCATCGCCGACGACTACAAGGGCGGCGGCGCAACCAAGGAAGTGGAAAACGAAGAGTGGCGCTCGCTGCCGGTGGAAAAACGCCTGGAGCACGCGCTGGTCAAGGGCATCACCGCGTTCATCGTCGAAGACACCGAAGAATGCCGCCAGCAGTGCGCACGCCCGATCGAGGTGATCGAAGGCCCGCTGATGAATGGCATGAACGTGGTCGGCGACCTGTTCGGCGCGGGCAAGATGTTCCTGCCCCAGGTGGTGAAGTCGGCCCGCGTGATGAAACAGGCGGTAGCACACCTGATCCCGTTCATCGAAGCCGAGAAAGGCGACAAGCCGGAAGCCAAGGGCAAGATCCTGATGGCCACGGTAAAAGGCGACGTGCACGACATCGGCAAGAACATCGTCGGCGTGGTGCTGGGCTGTAACGGCTACGACATCGTCGACCTTGGCGTGATGGTGCCGGCCGAGAAGATCCTGCAAACCGCCCGCGACGAGAAGTGCGACATCATCGGCCTGTCCGGCCTGATCACGCCGTCACTGGACGAAATGGTCCACGTTGCCCGCGAAATGCAGCGCCAGGGCTTCCAGTTGCCGCTGATGATCGGCGGCGCCACCACCTCCAAGGCGCACACCGCGGTCAAGATCGAGCCCAAGTACAGCAACGACGCCGTGGTCTACGTCACCGACGCCTCGCGTGCGGTGGGCGTTGCCACCCAGTTGCTGTCCAAGGAGCTGAAAGCCGGCTTCGTCGAAAAGACCCGCCAGGAATACGAAGAAGTACGCGAGCGCACCGCCAACCGCAGTGCCCGCACCGAGCGCCTGAGCTACGCCCAGGCCATCGCCGCCAAGCCGCAGTACGACTGGGCTGGCTACCAGCCAGCGGTACCCTCCTTCACCGGCGTCAAGGTGCTGGAAGACATCGACCTGCGCACCTTGGCCGATTACATCGACTGGACCCCGTTCTTCATCTCCTGGGACCTGGCTGGCAAGTTCCCGCGCATCCTCACCGACGAAGTGGTCGGCGAGGCTGCCACGGCGCTGTACAAGGATGCCCGCGAGATGCTCGACAAGCTGATCGACGAAAAACTGATCAGTGCCCGAGCGGTGTTCGGCTTCTGGCCGGCCAACCAGGTGGCCGATGACGACATCGAAGTCTATGGCGACAACGGCCAGGCACTGGCCACCCTGCACCACCTGCGCCAGCAGACCATCAAGCCGGACGGCAAGCCCAACTGGTCGCTGGCCGACTTCGTCGCGCCGAAGGCCAGTGGTGTCACCGATTATGTCGGTGGTTTCATCACCACCGCTGGCATCGGTGCCGAGGAAGTGGCCAAGGCCTATCAGGACAAGGGCGACGACTACAGCTCGATCATGGTCAAGGCCCTGGCCGACCGCCTGGCCGAGGCCTGTGCCGAATGGTTGCACGAGCAGGTGCGTAAAGAGCACTGGGGTTATGCCCGCGACGAACACCTGGACAACGAAGCGCTGATCAAGGAGCAGTACCGCGGCATTCGCCCGGCTCCCGGCTACCCGGCCTGCCCGGACCACACCGAGAAGGAAACCCTGTTCCGCCTGCTTGATGGCACTGCCATCGGCGAGACCGGGCCGAGCGGCGTGTTCCTCACCGATCACTTCGCGATGTTCCCGGCGGCGGCGGTCAGCGGCTGGTACTTTGCCCACCCGCAGGCGCAGTACTTTGCCGTGGGCAAGGTCGACAAGGACCAGATCGAGCGTTACAGCGCGCGCAAAGGCCAGGATGTGAGCGTGAGCGAGCGCTGGTTGGCGCCTAACCTCGGGTACGATAGCTAA
- a CDS encoding AzlC family ABC transporter permease: MPHIARQAFLHGAIAILPLSLAVAPWGLLAGSMAIEASLSAWQGQGLSAIVFAGAAQLVAIGMLKGGANLASILLTTLLLTSQHLLYGLSMRPVLSSQPLRWRLGLGFLLTDEFFALTSQYDQQQFNRWYALGVGLTFYVAWNLFTLAGILLGQNIPHLDQFGLDFSIVATFVALIAPLVRNLATVVCVAVSLFCSVLFSYWHWETALVAAGLLGMSAGFICQKFAGARA; the protein is encoded by the coding sequence ATGCCCCACATCGCTCGCCAAGCCTTCCTCCACGGCGCCATCGCCATTCTCCCGTTGTCCCTGGCCGTCGCGCCCTGGGGCCTGCTGGCCGGTTCCATGGCCATCGAGGCCAGCCTCAGTGCCTGGCAAGGGCAAGGGCTGTCGGCCATCGTCTTCGCCGGTGCCGCGCAACTGGTGGCCATCGGCATGCTCAAGGGCGGCGCCAACCTGGCGTCGATCCTGTTGACCACGCTGCTGCTGACCTCGCAGCACCTGTTGTACGGTCTGTCGATGCGCCCGGTACTGTCCAGCCAGCCGCTGCGCTGGAGGCTGGGCCTGGGCTTCCTGCTGACCGACGAGTTCTTCGCCCTGACCAGCCAGTACGACCAGCAGCAGTTCAACCGCTGGTACGCCCTGGGGGTGGGCCTGACCTTCTATGTCGCCTGGAACCTGTTCACTCTGGCCGGCATCCTGTTAGGCCAGAACATTCCACACCTGGACCAGTTCGGCCTGGACTTCTCCATCGTCGCCACCTTCGTCGCCCTGATCGCCCCGCTGGTACGCAACCTGGCCACAGTGGTGTGCGTAGCCGTGTCGCTATTCTGCTCGGTGCTGTTCAGCTACTGGCACTGGGAGACCGCCCTGGTGGCCGCAGGCCTGCTGGGCATGAGCGCCGGCTTCATCTGCCAGAAATTTGCCGGAGCCCGCGCATGA
- a CDS encoding AraC family transcriptional regulator, with the protein MSTPLREQTHLWQAPALGDVEMLHARYFQQRFAPHVHEGYVFTVIESGAQRFWHRGSEHLAPVGSMVLINPDELHTGATAHEAGWRYRGFYPEHERVTGVLDELELGRHGMPRFKDSVINDPALASAFSQLHQLSEAGASALQQQTAWRQAVLALVQRHGQCAEPAAPGHEPLAVARARELLESQLADPPSLETLAAAVNLSPFHFARVFRQATGLPPHAWLKQRRLARAREMLKRGWAASEVAFDLGFADQSHLSRQFKQAYGVTPGAYRSACLQG; encoded by the coding sequence ATGAGCACGCCCCTGCGCGAGCAGACACACCTCTGGCAGGCGCCGGCACTTGGCGACGTCGAAATGCTGCACGCGCGCTACTTCCAGCAGCGGTTCGCCCCGCATGTGCATGAAGGCTATGTGTTCACCGTGATCGAGTCGGGCGCCCAGCGCTTCTGGCATCGCGGTAGCGAGCACCTGGCGCCGGTCGGCAGCATGGTGCTGATCAACCCCGACGAGCTGCACACCGGCGCTACCGCCCACGAAGCGGGCTGGCGCTACCGCGGCTTCTACCCGGAGCACGAGCGGGTAACCGGGGTGCTCGACGAACTGGAACTGGGCCGCCACGGCATGCCCCGCTTCAAGGACAGCGTGATCAACGACCCGGCCCTGGCCAGCGCCTTCAGCCAGTTGCACCAGCTGTCCGAAGCAGGCGCCAGCGCCCTGCAGCAACAGACCGCCTGGCGCCAGGCAGTGCTGGCCCTGGTGCAGCGCCACGGGCAATGCGCCGAACCTGCGGCCCCCGGCCACGAACCGCTGGCCGTGGCCCGCGCCCGCGAACTGCTGGAAAGCCAGCTGGCCGACCCGCCCTCGCTCGAAACCCTGGCGGCGGCGGTCAACCTGTCGCCGTTCCATTTTGCCCGGGTATTCCGCCAGGCCACTGGCCTGCCGCCGCATGCCTGGCTGAAGCAGCGGCGCCTGGCCCGTGCGCGGGAAATGCTCAAGCGTGGCTGGGCGGCCTCGGAGGTGGCGTTCGACCTGGGCTTTGCCGACCAGAGCCATTTGAGCCGGCAGTTCAAGCAGGCCTACGGGGTGACGCCAGGGGCCTATCGCAGCGCCTGCCTGCAGGGCTGA
- a CDS encoding AzlD domain-containing protein — MTWILIFAMGAIVFLNRYAFLEPRLPMRLSSNARQFLGFAVPGMLTAICGPIIFMPDHQLNLSLLNPYLLGSLVAIALVLLTRSVLLSMLVSMLIFFLLRSWLA; from the coding sequence ATGACCTGGATCCTGATTTTCGCCATGGGTGCCATCGTATTCCTCAACCGCTATGCGTTCCTGGAGCCGCGCCTGCCCATGCGCCTGAGCTCCAACGCCCGGCAGTTCCTCGGTTTTGCCGTGCCGGGCATGCTCACCGCCATCTGTGGCCCTATCATCTTCATGCCCGACCACCAGCTGAACCTGAGCCTGCTCAACCCCTACTTGCTGGGTTCACTGGTGGCCATCGCCCTGGTGCTGTTGACCCGCAGCGTGTTGCTGAGCATGCTGGTGAGCATGTTGATCTTCTTCCTCCTGCGCAGCTGGCTGGCATGA